A DNA window from Halomicrobium mukohataei DSM 12286 contains the following coding sequences:
- the uvrB gene encoding excinuclease ABC subunit UvrB: protein MSDSGPLSPDRPDAETAFRVDAPFEPAGDQPDAIEQLVDGYRRGMDKQTLLGVTGSGKTNTVSWAIEELQQPTLVIAHNKTLAAQLYEEFRSLFPDNAVEYFVSYYDYYQPEAYVEQTDTYIDKDASINDEIDRLRHSATRSLLTRDDVIVVASVSAIYGLGDPRNYVDMSLRLEEGQQIERDELLGQLVDLNYERNDVDFTQGTFRVRGDTVEIYPMYGRYAVRVDMWGDEIDRLVKMDPLEGEVVSQEPAVLLHPAEHYSIPEQRLQRAIEEIEDMLADRIRYFERQGDAVAAQRIEERTTFDLEMMKETGYCSGIENYSVHLSDRESGEAPYTLLDYFPEDFLTVVDESHQTIPQIKGQFEGDKSRKESLVENGFRLPTAFDNRPLTFEEFEEKTDRTLYVSATPGDYEREESGQVVEQIVRPTHLVDPAIEVADASGQVQDLLERIESMPDEERVLVTTLTKRMAEDLTEYLEESGVDVAYMHDETDTLERHELIRSLRLGEIQVLVGINLLREGLDIPEVSLVAILDADQEGFLRSETTLVQTMGRAARNVNGEVVLYADDTSDAMRSAIEETQRRRQIQQAYNEEHGFEPTTIEKEIGESSLPGAETDTSDVAGDGPADADEAARQIDRLEARMAEAADNLEFELAADIRDRIRELREEFELDGGDDGGVPAPGPGEF, encoded by the coding sequence ATGAGCGACTCCGGCCCACTGTCTCCGGACCGACCGGACGCCGAGACGGCGTTTCGCGTCGATGCACCGTTCGAGCCAGCCGGCGACCAGCCAGACGCCATCGAGCAGCTCGTCGACGGATATCGACGGGGAATGGACAAACAGACCCTGCTGGGCGTCACTGGGTCGGGCAAGACCAACACCGTCTCGTGGGCGATCGAAGAGCTCCAGCAGCCGACGCTGGTCATCGCCCACAACAAGACGCTGGCGGCCCAGCTCTACGAGGAGTTTCGGAGTCTCTTCCCCGACAACGCCGTCGAGTACTTCGTCTCGTACTACGACTACTACCAGCCCGAGGCCTACGTCGAGCAGACCGACACCTATATCGACAAGGACGCCTCGATCAACGACGAGATCGACCGCCTCAGGCACTCTGCAACTCGCTCGCTGCTGACCCGTGACGACGTGATCGTCGTCGCTTCGGTGTCGGCGATCTACGGGCTGGGTGACCCGCGCAACTACGTCGACATGAGCCTCCGGCTGGAGGAGGGCCAGCAGATCGAGCGCGACGAACTCCTGGGCCAGCTCGTCGACCTGAACTACGAGCGCAACGACGTGGACTTCACCCAGGGGACCTTCCGCGTGCGGGGCGACACCGTCGAGATCTACCCGATGTACGGCCGCTACGCCGTCCGGGTGGACATGTGGGGAGACGAGATCGACCGGCTCGTGAAGATGGACCCGCTGGAGGGCGAGGTCGTCAGCCAGGAGCCCGCCGTCTTGCTCCACCCGGCAGAGCACTACTCGATCCCCGAACAGCGCCTCCAGCGGGCGATCGAGGAGATCGAGGACATGCTGGCAGATCGCATCCGCTACTTCGAACGACAGGGCGATGCCGTCGCGGCCCAGCGCATCGAGGAGCGAACCACGTTCGACCTGGAGATGATGAAAGAGACCGGCTACTGCTCGGGGATCGAGAACTACTCGGTCCACCTCTCGGACCGTGAGAGCGGCGAAGCGCCCTACACCTTGCTGGACTACTTCCCCGAGGACTTCCTCACCGTCGTCGACGAGTCCCACCAGACGATCCCCCAGATCAAAGGCCAGTTCGAGGGCGACAAGTCGCGCAAGGAGAGTCTGGTGGAGAACGGCTTTCGCCTGCCGACCGCCTTCGACAACCGCCCGTTGACCTTCGAGGAGTTCGAGGAAAAGACCGACCGGACGCTGTACGTCTCGGCGACGCCGGGCGACTACGAGCGCGAGGAGAGCGGGCAGGTCGTCGAACAGATCGTCCGTCCGACCCACCTCGTCGATCCCGCGATCGAGGTCGCAGACGCCAGCGGCCAGGTCCAGGACCTGCTCGAACGGATCGAATCGATGCCCGACGAGGAGCGCGTGCTGGTGACGACGCTCACCAAACGCATGGCCGAGGATCTCACCGAGTATCTCGAAGAGAGCGGCGTCGACGTGGCCTACATGCACGACGAGACCGACACGCTGGAACGCCACGAACTGATCCGGTCGCTGCGGCTGGGCGAGATCCAGGTGCTCGTCGGCATCAACCTCCTGCGGGAGGGACTGGACATCCCCGAAGTGAGCCTCGTCGCGATTCTCGACGCCGACCAGGAGGGGTTCCTGCGGTCGGAGACGACGCTCGTCCAGACGATGGGGCGGGCCGCCCGCAACGTCAACGGCGAGGTCGTACTCTACGCCGACGACACGAGCGACGCGATGCGGTCGGCCATCGAGGAGACCCAGCGCCGCCGCCAGATCCAGCAGGCGTACAACGAGGAACACGGCTTCGAGCCGACCACCATCGAGAAGGAGATCGGCGAGTCCTCGCTTCCGGGTGCCGAGACGGACACCAGCGACGTGGCCGGTGACGGTCCGGCCGACGCCGACGAGGCCGCCCGACAGATCGACCG